One region of Brachyhypopomus gauderio isolate BG-103 chromosome 9, BGAUD_0.2, whole genome shotgun sequence genomic DNA includes:
- the LOC143523607 gene encoding voltage-gated potassium channel regulatory subunit KCNF1-like gives MWDTRYANCNGSLASENTEIAVNIGGVKQVLYADVLNCYPDTRLAELAKHSSDGASDLSELCDDYDARKGEFYFDRDPNIFKCITELYYYGEVHMKKGICPMCFKKEMEFWGVDVDYLDECCRRRLNEVEGELAEIAEKVSAIVNGDENPSASMGKRCQLFLWKLMEKPESSVLARANAILSFLFILLSTVVMCVDTLPELHVYDEGGHEDPTLEYIEIVCIVWFTVEYVLRLASAPNKVRFAFSFMNMVDFLAIMPFYLVLILTHQGTAVTELASVQQAVHALHVMHLARIFKLARHSIGLQMLMHALKSSLKELAMLTVHMGMGIFLFSAVGYAVEQSHPDTLFTSIPQSFWWAIITMTTVGYGDIYPKTTLGRCNTAVSFLCGLITIMLPVHLIMTKFVFLYSKQRLLDIATKHELELLALRSKEKHMARRQKARKPIGPAASVWGGASRVPPSDTYIQLLQDGGRGPPIQICNHN, from the coding sequence ATGTGGGATACACGTTATGCCAACTGTAACGGATCGCTAGCAAGTGAGAACACAGAGATCGCAGTAAATATAGGTGGAGTGAAACAAGTTCTCTATGCTGATGTGTTGAACTGCTACCCTGATACGCGCTTAGCAGAGCTAGCGAAACACTCGTCGGACGGCGCCAGTGACCTGTCGGAGCTGTGTGACGACTATGATGCAAGAAAAGGTGAATTTTACTTCGACAGAGATCCAAATATTTTCAAATGCATCACAGAGCTATATTACTACGGAGAAGTGCACATGAAGAAAGGGATTTGCCCCATGTGCTTTAAGAAGGAAATGGAGTTCTGGGGAGTTGATGTGGACTACCTCGACGAATGTTGTAGAAGACGTTTGAATGAAGTGGAGGGGGAATTGGCAGAAATAGCTGAGAAAGTGAGTGCCATTGTGAACGGTGATGAAAACCCGTCAGCCAGCATGGGCAAACGCTGCCAGCTGTTCCTGTGGAAGCTCATGGAGAAGCCCGAGTCCTCCGTTCTGGCCCGCGCAAATGCGATCCTGTCATTCCTCTTCATCCTGCTCTCCACCGTGGTCATGTGCGTGGACACACTTCCCGAGCTGCATGTTTACGACGAAGGGGGCCACGAGGATCCAACCCTGGAGTACATCGAGATCGTGTGCATCGTCTGGTTCACCGTCGAGTACGTGCTGCGTCTGGCCTCAGCGCCCAACAAGGTGCGTTTTGCCTTCTCCTTCATGAACATGGTGGACTTCCTCGCCATCATGCCCTTCTATCTGGTGTTGATACTGACCCACCAGGGCACGGCCGTGACGGAGCTGGCCAGCGTGCAGCAGGCCGTGCACGCGCTACACGTCATGCACTTAGCGCGCATCTTCAAGCTGGCGCGGCACTCCATAGGACTTCAGATGCTAATGCACGCTCTGAAGAGCAGCTTGAAGGAGTTGGCAATGCTGACTGTACACATGGGCATGGGCATCTTCCTCTTCTCAGCAGTGGGCTACGCCGTGGAGCAGAGCCACCCGGACACCCTGTTCACCAGCATCCCACAGTCCTTCTGGTGGGCCATCATCACCATGACCACGGTGGGCTACGGCGACATCTACCCCAAGACCACCCTGGGCAGGTGCAACACAGCCGTCAGCTTCCTGTGCGGTCTCATCACCATCATGCTGCCCGTCCACCTCATCATGACGAAGTTTGTGTTCTTGTACAGCAAACAGCGCCTGCTCGACATCGCCACCAAGCACGAGCTCGAACTGCTGGCGCTGCGCTCGAAGGAGAAACACATGGCGAGACGCCAGAAGGCCAGGAAGCCGATTGGCCCTGCTGCCTCGGTGTGGGGCGGAGCCAGTCGGGTTCCACCGAGCGACACCTACATTCAGCTACTCCAGGACGGGGGGCGAGGCCCACCCATTCAGATATGCAACCATAACTAA
- the LOC143522613 gene encoding voltage-gated potassium channel regulatory subunit KCNF1-like, with translation MWETPRTRYADCNGSEASEDTEMVVNVGGVKQVVCVDLLHRYPDTRLAQLAARSADDASDLWELCDDYDAREGEFYFDRDPDVFKCIIDLYYYGEVHMKKGICPMCFKKEMEFWGVDVDFLDECCKGGLNEVEEELAQIAEKVRTILHNDEGTASASMGKRCQMFLWKLMEKPESSYLARAMAILSFLFILLSSVVMCVSTIPELHVYDDGGHEMENPTLEYIEMVCIVWFTAEYVLRLASAPNKVRFAFSFMNMVDFLTIMPFYVVLVLTHLGTAVTELASVQQGVQALRVMRVARIFKLARHSSGLQTLTYALKSSLKELGLLLMYMGMGIFLFSALGYALEQSHPDTLFTSIPQSFWWAIITMTTVGYGDVYPRTTLGRCNAAVSFLCGIIAIALPIHPIINNFVIFYSKQRVLDVAAKHEIELLALRSKEAGAEQRQARQPIGPAASLWGGASRVPQNDISMPQLQDGGRGPPIQICNHN, from the coding sequence ATGTGGGAGACACCGAGGACACGTTACGCCGACTGTAACGGATCGGAGGCAAGTGAGGACACGGAGATGGTGGTAAACGTAGGCGGTGTCAAACAAGTTGTGTGCGTTGACTTGTTGCACCGTTACCCCGACACGCGCTTGGCCCAGCTGGCCGCGCGCTCGGCGGACGATGCCAGTGACCTGTGGGAGCTGTGTGACGACTATGACGCGAGAGAAGGTGAATTTTACTTCGACAGAGACCCGGATGTTTTCAAATGCATCATAGACTTGTATTACTACGGAGAAGTGCACATGAAGAAAGGGATTTGCCCCATGTGCTTTAAGAAGGAAATGGAGTTCTGGGGAGTTGATGTGGACTTCCTCGACGAATGTTGTAAAGGTGGTTTGAATGAAGTGGAGGAGGAACTGGCACAAATAGCTGAGAAAGTGCGCACGATTCTGCACAACGATGAGGGAACCGCGTCAGCCAGCATGGGCAAACGCTGCCAGATGTTCCTGTGGAAACTCATGGAGAAGCCAGAGTCCTCCTATCTGGCACGTGCGATGGCGATTCTGTCGTTCCTCTTCATCCTGCTATCCTCCGTGGTCATGTGTGTGAGCACCATTCCTGAGCTGCATGTTTACGACGACGGGGGCCACGAGATGGAGAATCCAACCCTGGAGTACATCGAGATGGTGTGCATCGTCTGGTTCACAGCAGAGTACGTGCTGCGTCTGGCTTCAGCACCCAACAAGGTGCGTTTTGCCTTCTCCTTCATGAACATGGTGGACTTCCTCACCATCATGcccttctacgtggtgttggtTCTGACGCACCTGGGCACGGCCGTGACGGAGCTGGCCAGCGTGCAGCAGGGCGTCCAGGCGCTACGGGTCATGCGTGTAGCACGCATCTTCAAGCTTGCGCGCCACTCCTCGGGTCTCCAGACGTTGACGTACGCTCTGAAGAGCAGCCTGAAGGAGCTTGGTCTTCTGCTCATGTACATGGGAATGGGCATCTTCCTCTTCTCAGCTCTGGGCTACGCCCTGGAGCAGAGCCACCCGGACACCCTGTTCACCAGCATCCCACAGTCCTTCTGGTGGGCCATCATCACCATGACCACGGTGGGCTACGGCGACGTCTACCCCAGGACCACCCTGGGCAGGTGCAACGCTGCCGTCAGCTTCCTGTGTGGGATCATCGCCATAGCGCTGCCCATCCATCCCATCATCAACAACTTTGTGATCTTCTACAGCAAACAGCGCGTGCTCGACGTCGCCGCCAAGCACGAGATCGAACTACTGGCGCTGCGCTCGAAAGAAGCTGGGGCGGAGCAACGGCAGGCCAGGCAGCCGATTGGCCCTGCTGCCTCGTTGTGGGGCGGAGCCAGTCGGGTTCCACAGAACGATATCTCCATGCCACAGCTCCAGGACGGGGGGCGAGGCCCACCCATTCAGATATGCAACCATAACTAA